The Nicotiana tabacum cultivar K326 chromosome 14, ASM71507v2, whole genome shotgun sequence genome contains a region encoding:
- the LOC107822026 gene encoding uncharacterized protein LOC107822026: MITSIEEKIGGLPYQLNKSMDFLRMIEDYGFVDLGFYDPRYTWSNGRGQGSIVWKRLDRRLVNDNWLISYPTTSITNISSVESDHNPLLLEINVRQDTSKRYFMFLNYWLKDLSNTLSKWSRQQYGDIFLKSKEYEHKLKQAVMSWAQTNDGNDR; this comes from the exons ATGATTACATCTATTGAAGAAAAGATTGGGGGTCTTCCTTACCAATTGAATAAAAGCATGGACTTCTTGAGGATGATTGAAGATTATGGATTTGTGGATCTAGGCTTTTATGATCCTAGATACACTTGGTCAAATGGGAGAGGCCAAGGCTCAATTGTCTGGAAAAGACTGGATAGGAGATTGGTCAATGATAATTGGCTAATATCATATCCTACAACATCTATCACTAACATCTCCTCTGTAGAATCTGATCACAATCCTCTTCTCTTGGAAATAAATGTGAGACAGGACACAAGCAAAAGATACTTCATGTTTCTCAATTACTGG CTTAAAGATTTGTCCAATACCTTAAGCAAATGGTCTAGACAACAATATGGAGATATCTTTCTGAAATCCAAAGAATATGAACACAAGTTGAAGCAAGCTGTGATGTCCTGGGCTCAAACCAATGATGGCAATGACAGATAG